A genomic stretch from Selenomonadales bacterium includes:
- a CDS encoding ATP-dependent RecD-like DNA helicase, with protein sequence MTETIVGTVEGIVFESDDGSFAVFRVKAESGSMMSVVGSFGAPLVGEQVELTGGWTEHPRFGAQFRAQSVRRMAPTGRRSLIRFLSSGVVKGVGPLMAERLVDHFGPDVLRVMECEPERLREVHGIGKKKMNEIHSSYVEQSEMRDLMLFLEEHGVSGAYAARIFAQYGSFAIDFIKESPYRLAEEVRGIGFRTADTVAMSLGVGYNDASRIKAGVDYALLQIMQAGHCCVPEEMLVQETARLLSADRQEVAGEIRRLKSAGELFVESFEGMTLIYPRMMYRAEKGAAERLLYLKDKARRVDISGAEERALAWEAESGLVLSKSQREALTSSLANGVLVLTGGPGTGKTTVIRGILAMLEAEGFQILLSAPTGRAAKRLSEATGREASTVHRMLESMGTDEFGAMFERNEEEPLEADAVIVDEVSMMDIGLMYALLKAVPSGCRVILAGDVDQLPAVGPGSVLRDVIRSGAVPTVRLTDVFRQAGESRIVMNAHRINRGMMPDVDSCDDFCFLEYADARMVAERIVNLCIRELPSEGVDVLRDVQVLSPMHRLECGVENLNRLLQEALNAPSEAKAEMASPRCVFREGDKVMQMKNNYQKNVFNGDIGFVARIVDGKMWVSYPDLDVTYERKELDELALAYAMSVHKSQGSEYPIVILPLTAGHHVMLQRNLLYTAVTRAKRQVILLGTKAALCTAVENDRMRKRYTLLAERLNDTVVLE encoded by the coding sequence ATGACTGAAACGATTGTGGGCACGGTCGAGGGGATCGTGTTCGAGAGTGATGATGGTTCGTTTGCTGTGTTTCGTGTGAAGGCGGAGAGTGGTTCTATGATGTCGGTGGTCGGTTCGTTCGGTGCGCCGCTCGTTGGGGAGCAGGTGGAATTGACGGGCGGCTGGACGGAGCATCCGCGGTTTGGGGCGCAGTTTCGGGCGCAGTCTGTTCGTCGTATGGCACCGACGGGTCGTCGCAGTTTGATTCGTTTTTTGTCGTCGGGCGTTGTAAAAGGTGTAGGTCCACTCATGGCGGAAAGGCTGGTGGATCATTTCGGCCCTGATGTGCTTCGTGTGATGGAGTGTGAGCCTGAGCGACTTCGCGAGGTGCACGGTATTGGGAAAAAGAAGATGAATGAGATCCATTCGTCGTATGTGGAGCAGTCGGAGATGCGTGATTTGATGCTGTTCTTGGAGGAGCATGGTGTGAGTGGTGCGTATGCGGCGCGTATTTTTGCGCAGTACGGTTCGTTCGCGATCGATTTTATCAAGGAATCTCCGTATCGTTTGGCGGAGGAGGTGCGCGGTATTGGGTTCCGCACGGCAGATACGGTGGCGATGTCGCTCGGTGTGGGATACAATGATGCGTCGCGTATCAAGGCGGGTGTGGATTATGCGCTACTTCAGATCATGCAGGCGGGACATTGTTGTGTGCCTGAGGAGATGCTTGTGCAGGAAACAGCGCGGCTCCTCTCTGCTGATCGACAGGAGGTGGCGGGCGAGATCCGTCGCTTGAAGTCGGCGGGCGAGCTCTTTGTGGAGTCGTTCGAGGGGATGACGCTTATCTATCCGCGGATGATGTATCGGGCGGAGAAGGGCGCGGCTGAGCGACTTTTGTATCTGAAGGATAAGGCGCGTCGCGTCGATATATCGGGCGCGGAGGAGCGTGCGCTTGCGTGGGAAGCGGAGTCTGGTCTGGTGCTGTCGAAGAGCCAGCGTGAGGCTTTGACGTCGTCTTTAGCGAATGGTGTCTTAGTATTGACGGGTGGTCCGGGTACAGGGAAGACGACTGTCATTCGCGGTATCTTGGCGATGCTGGAAGCGGAAGGGTTTCAGATTCTGTTGTCTGCGCCGACGGGGCGCGCGGCGAAGCGGCTCAGTGAGGCGACGGGGCGCGAGGCTAGTACGGTGCATCGTATGCTGGAGTCGATGGGGACGGATGAGTTCGGTGCGATGTTCGAGCGCAATGAGGAGGAGCCGCTTGAGGCTGATGCGGTGATCGTCGATGAGGTGTCGATGATGGATATCGGTCTGATGTATGCGCTCCTCAAGGCAGTGCCGTCGGGGTGCCGCGTGATTCTGGCAGGTGATGTCGATCAGCTTCCTGCGGTTGGGCCGGGGTCGGTGCTTCGTGATGTGATTCGATCAGGGGCTGTTCCGACGGTGCGGTTGACGGATGTATTTCGCCAGGCGGGCGAGAGCCGTATCGTGATGAATGCGCATCGTATCAATCGCGGTATGATGCCCGATGTCGATTCGTGTGATGATTTTTGCTTTTTGGAGTATGCCGATGCGCGCATGGTGGCGGAACGTATCGTGAATCTGTGCATACGTGAGCTTCCCTCGGAGGGTGTCGATGTTCTGCGTGATGTGCAGGTGCTGTCGCCGATGCATCGGTTGGAGTGTGGTGTGGAGAATCTGAATCGTCTTTTGCAGGAAGCACTCAATGCGCCGTCTGAAGCGAAAGCGGAGATGGCATCACCGCGGTGTGTGTTCCGTGAGGGCGATAAGGTCATGCAGATGAAAAATAATTATCAGAAGAATGTTTTTAACGGAGATATCGGGTTCGTGGCGCGTATCGTAGACGGTAAGATGTGGGTGTCGTATCCCGATCTCGATGTGACATATGAGCGCAAGGAGCTTGATGAGCTGGCATTGGCGTATGCGATGAGTGTGCATAAGAGCCAGGGGAGCGAGTATCCGATCGTGATATTGCCGCTTACGGCAGGTCATCATGTGATGCTCCAGCGTAATCTTCTCTATACGGCGGTGACGCGTGCGAAACGGCAGGTCATCCTCTTGGGTACGAAGGCGGCTCTTTGTACGGCGGTAGAGAATGATAGGATGCGAAAACGGTATACGCTTCTGGCAGAACGGCTGAATGATACGGTGGTGCTTGAGTGA
- a CDS encoding TIGR03905 family TSCPD domain-containing protein: protein MTMYSFAPRGVCSKRITFDIQDNKLTHLQFLGGCPGNLAAISALTKDMDIDTIIERVKGITCGGKPTSCCDQLAQALIAYKEQFANK from the coding sequence ATCACCATGTACAGCTTCGCACCACGCGGTGTATGCTCCAAACGCATCACCTTCGATATCCAAGACAACAAACTCACCCACCTCCAATTCCTCGGCGGATGCCCCGGCAACCTCGCCGCCATCAGCGCACTCACCAAAGACATGGACATCGACACCATCATCGAGCGCGTCAAAGGCATCACCTGCGGCGGCAAACCCACCTCCTGCTGCGACCAACTCGCCCAAGCACTCATCGCCTACAAAGAACAATTTGCCAACAAATAA